A genome region from Pseudomonas helmanticensis includes the following:
- a CDS encoding DUF3313 domain-containing protein: protein MKLAVMMGTLCFATLAVVGCSSKTVDPKEYSGFLKDYSQLKEAKSPSGAEVMRWMDPKFDINKYTSVYIEPSQLYPKPQPTAKIPQQTLNGITSYYDQALKREIGKSLPLATGPGPGVIVVRPAITAVSSKTEGLHAYEVIPIALVAAAVSTASGIRDQETTLATEAVFLDGGSNKVVAQVVRKGTGKPLENDSQVMKASDVKAVIDGWAVDMHQMYLKLKSESK from the coding sequence ATGAAGCTAGCAGTAATGATGGGCACGCTGTGTTTTGCCACCCTCGCCGTAGTGGGCTGCTCCAGCAAAACCGTCGACCCGAAAGAGTATTCGGGCTTCCTCAAGGACTACAGCCAACTGAAGGAGGCCAAGTCACCGTCCGGTGCCGAGGTGATGCGCTGGATGGACCCTAAATTCGACATCAACAAGTACACCAGTGTCTACATCGAACCAAGCCAGCTCTATCCCAAGCCGCAGCCGACCGCGAAGATTCCGCAGCAGACCCTCAACGGCATCACCAGTTACTACGATCAGGCACTCAAGCGTGAAATCGGCAAATCGTTGCCGCTGGCCACCGGCCCCGGTCCTGGTGTGATCGTGGTGCGTCCGGCCATTACCGCCGTCAGCAGCAAGACCGAAGGCCTGCATGCTTATGAAGTGATCCCGATTGCGCTGGTCGCTGCCGCCGTCAGTACCGCCAGCGGCATCCGCGATCAGGAAACCACCCTGGCCACCGAGGCGGTATTCCTCGATGGCGGCAGCAACAAGGTCGTGGCGCAGGTGGTGCGCAAAGGCACCGGCAAGCCACTGGAAAATGACTCGCAGGTGATGAAGGCCAGCGATGTCAAAGCGGTGATCGACGGCTGGGCGGTGGATATGCACCAGATGTATCTGAAGCTCAAGTCCGAATCCAAATAA
- a CDS encoding fused MFS/spermidine synthase, protein MSSRIASKSSAVPVPHTATAALLIPALLLCISGAAALVYQVLWIKQLSLVVGVEVYAITTGISAFFAGLAMGGWLFGRWADRLQQPALLYAGLEVLVAILGVGATFAMSLAASPFAWLQGHVGILAWLLPFALVGIPAVLMGGTLPVLVRALATDPGKAGGQLYAANTLGAIVGTLLAAFVLIATLGVRGSALFAAMLNLLAAVGALWFARQHPLSVTTHVKHHAEKAPDRTALWLYSIAGGVALGYEVVWSQSIVQFMSTRTYAFAVVLATYLTGLFIGSALLARRVERIRDPWGVFGLLIAGAGLIALLEIAVLGRWLVIAQSQAEMWLLGLGASELAGMSARFAVAALSIVFVPTLLLGAAFPLALRLSVGHERVGRDVGAVVAFNTLGGIIGVMLCGFLLIPLLGLVRTLGLLAIVAAGIGYFAVRKGHHVKKGRRQAVVALGLVSVALALLTPVDKLASLLPGARNGTLAFYEEGRGGTVAVVAQGRGENTFHRLYIQGVSNTGDAMPSLRYMRVQALLPLLIHNGEPRSTLVIGFGTGITAGAMLRYPGLEHRVVAELLPSVVKAAPLFKGNFNAASDPGVEVRLRDGRQELLRSTQAYDLITLEPPPPSAAGVVNLYSRDFYQLAASRLEQQGIVAQWLPLPTQNIDDSRSLVRSFLDVFPYASLWTSEFHEMLLVGSMQPMQLDAAKITARFQQDSVRSTLQDVGIGSAAALLATWVTDRAGLERFAADALAVTDDQPRIEYAPWVRSKEITRVLPALLDLYQAPPLVNADAGFNERMETHRQRLMQFYRASLHAYDGDRDAWGRDMREVMRWEGANPYFRWFTGQ, encoded by the coding sequence ATGTCTTCACGTATCGCCAGCAAGTCGTCGGCCGTACCCGTCCCGCACACCGCCACTGCGGCGCTGCTGATTCCCGCGCTGCTGCTGTGCATCTCCGGTGCGGCAGCATTGGTCTATCAGGTGCTGTGGATCAAGCAACTGTCGCTGGTGGTCGGCGTCGAGGTCTACGCGATCACCACCGGCATCAGCGCGTTTTTCGCAGGGCTGGCGATGGGTGGCTGGCTGTTCGGGCGTTGGGCCGATCGCTTGCAGCAGCCAGCGTTGCTGTATGCCGGGCTGGAAGTGCTGGTGGCGATTCTCGGCGTCGGTGCGACGTTTGCCATGAGCCTGGCGGCCAGTCCGTTTGCCTGGCTGCAAGGCCACGTCGGCATCCTCGCGTGGCTGCTGCCGTTTGCCCTGGTGGGCATTCCGGCGGTGTTGATGGGCGGTACGCTGCCGGTGCTGGTGCGTGCGCTGGCGACGGACCCGGGCAAGGCCGGCGGTCAGTTGTATGCGGCGAACACGCTGGGCGCGATTGTCGGCACGTTGCTCGCTGCGTTCGTGTTGATCGCCACCCTCGGTGTGCGCGGCAGTGCGCTGTTTGCAGCGATGCTCAACCTGCTGGCTGCCGTCGGCGCGTTATGGTTTGCCCGGCAACATCCGCTGTCAGTGACCACCCACGTCAAACATCACGCGGAAAAAGCCCCGGATCGCACTGCGCTCTGGTTGTACTCAATCGCCGGCGGCGTAGCGCTGGGCTACGAAGTGGTCTGGTCGCAGTCGATCGTGCAGTTCATGAGCACGCGCACCTATGCGTTTGCCGTGGTGCTGGCGACTTATCTGACCGGGTTATTTATCGGCAGCGCCCTGCTTGCGCGTCGCGTTGAGCGCATCCGCGACCCATGGGGCGTATTCGGTTTGCTGATTGCCGGCGCCGGGCTGATCGCACTGCTGGAGATCGCTGTGCTTGGGCGTTGGCTGGTGATCGCGCAAAGCCAGGCGGAAATGTGGTTGCTGGGTCTCGGCGCCAGTGAGCTGGCCGGCATGAGTGCACGCTTTGCCGTAGCGGCGCTGAGCATCGTATTTGTGCCGACGTTGCTGCTCGGTGCGGCATTCCCGCTGGCCCTGCGCCTGAGTGTTGGTCATGAGCGCGTCGGCCGTGATGTCGGCGCGGTGGTGGCGTTCAATACCCTCGGCGGGATTATCGGCGTGATGCTTTGCGGCTTCCTGTTGATTCCGCTGCTGGGATTGGTGCGTACGCTGGGACTGCTGGCGATTGTCGCGGCGGGCATCGGCTACTTCGCCGTGCGCAAGGGACACCACGTCAAGAAAGGCCGGCGCCAGGCCGTCGTTGCACTGGGACTGGTCTCGGTGGCACTGGCGCTGCTGACCCCGGTCGACAAACTGGCCAGCCTGTTGCCCGGCGCCCGCAACGGCACGTTGGCGTTTTATGAAGAAGGTCGCGGCGGCACCGTCGCGGTGGTTGCCCAAGGGCGCGGCGAAAACACCTTCCATCGTTTGTATATTCAAGGCGTGTCGAACACCGGCGACGCCATGCCATCGCTGCGCTACATGCGCGTCCAAGCCTTGCTGCCGTTGCTGATTCACAACGGTGAGCCGCGCTCGACGCTGGTGATCGGTTTCGGCACCGGTATAACCGCCGGTGCGATGTTGCGTTATCCCGGGCTGGAGCACCGCGTGGTCGCCGAATTGCTGCCGTCGGTGGTCAAGGCTGCGCCGCTGTTCAAAGGCAACTTCAACGCCGCCAGCGATCCCGGCGTCGAGGTACGCCTGCGCGATGGTCGGCAGGAACTGCTGCGCAGCACGCAAGCCTACGACCTGATCACCCTTGAACCACCACCGCCCTCCGCCGCCGGCGTGGTCAATCTGTATTCACGCGACTTCTACCAGTTAGCGGCGAGTCGTCTGGAGCAACAAGGCATCGTCGCGCAATGGCTGCCGCTGCCGACGCAGAACATCGACGACTCGCGTTCGCTGGTGCGCAGTTTCCTTGACGTGTTCCCGTACGCCTCGCTGTGGACCAGCGAGTTCCACGAGATGTTGCTGGTCGGCTCAATGCAGCCGATGCAACTCGACGCGGCGAAAATCACCGCACGATTCCAGCAGGACAGCGTACGGAGCACCTTGCAGGATGTCGGCATCGGTTCTGCGGCTGCCCTGCTCGCAACGTGGGTCACTGATCGCGCCGGGCTTGAACGCTTTGCCGCCGATGCCCTGGCGGTGACCGATGATCAGCCGCGCATCGAATACGCGCCGTGGGTGCGCAGCAAGGAGATCACGCGAGTGCTGCCAGCGTTGCTGGACCTGTATCAGGCGCCGCCGCTGGTGAATGCCGATGCCGGCTTCAACGAGCGCATGGAAACCCATCGCCAGCGTCTGATGCAATTTTACCGGGCGAGCCTGCATGCGTATGACGGCGATCGGGATGCGTGGGGACGGGACATGCGCGAGGTGATGCGCTGGGAGGGTGCGAATCCGTATTTCCGCTGGTTTACCGGGCAATGA